One window of the Sebastes umbrosus isolate fSebUmb1 chromosome 1, fSebUmb1.pri, whole genome shotgun sequence genome contains the following:
- the znf740a gene encoding gastrula zinc finger protein XlCGF57.1 isoform X12 — MSHLPSSSVRDHMKWAGLLGCEAVLSSMALMQASSMAAPPKKMMAPLGHGPPQREAPDRAPQSHMILPSGMSCPPLVRTHFGNLIRKEGEFQAPRLLDEKEMRANEDMQQKKKNRKSVTPCKVREQEGRGGKGTGGDENGPSSKVQKNFICDHCYGAFRSGYHLKRHILIHTGEKPYACAVCDMRFIQRYHLERHSLIHTGVKPYACSMCDMRFFQRYHLERHRLTHTGISRVKPYACSMCDMRFFQRYHLARHSLTHTGVKPYACSMCDMRFFQRYHLARHSLTHTGRGVKPYACSMCDMRFFQRYHLARHTLTHTGVKPYACSMCDMRFFQRYHLARHSLTHTGVKPYACTMCDMRFIQRYQLERHSLTHTGVKPYACTMCDKRFFQRYHLARHSLTHMGVKPYACTMCDMKFFQRYHLARHSLTHTGVKPYACTMCDKRFFQRYHLARHSLTHMGVKPFACTMCDMRFVQRYHLARHSLTHTGVKPYACTMCDKRFFQRYHLARHSLTHMGVKPFACTMCDMRFVQRYHLARHSLTHTGEKPFACDMCDMRFIQRYHLERHKRVHSGEKPYQCERCQQNFSRTDRLLRHRRLCQGRGVAKVENQPCCEPRPYPQEPPPAPPTWSPLHPPPGRLAV, encoded by the exons ATGTCACATCTGCCCAGCAGCTCAGTCCGCGACCATATGAAATGG GCGGGGCTGCTTGGCTGCGAGGCTGTCCTCTCCAGCATGGCCCTGATGCAGGCCagctccatggctgctccgccCAAAAAAATGATGGCTCCACTTGGCCATGGACCACCGCAGAGAGAGGCACCTGACCGTGCTCCCCAGAGCCATATGATCCTCCCGTCTGGAATGAGCTGTCCGCCCCTGGTTAGGACCCACTTCGGAAAT CTTATCCGGAAGGAAGGTGAATTCCAAGCTCCCCGCCTGCTGGATGAGAAGGAGATGAGGGCCAACGAGgacatgcagcagaaaaaaaagaacaggaaATCAGTAACGCCCTGCAAAGTGAGAGAACAAGAAGGAAGGGGAGGGAAG GGCACAGGTGGAGATGAGAATGGTCCATCATCCAAAGTGCAGAAAAACTTTATTTGTGATCACTGTTACGGAGCTTTTAGGAGTGGATACCACCTGAAGAGACATATCCTCATTCATACAG GGGAGAAGCCGTATGCTTGTGCCGTATGTGACATGAGGTTTATTCAGCGTTACCACCTGGAGAGACACAGCCTCATTCACACGG gGGTGAAGCCGTACGCTTGTTCCATGTGTGACATGAGGTTTTTCCAGCGTTACCACCTGGAGAGACACAGACTCACTCATACGGGTATTTCAA GGGTGAAGCCGTACGCTTGCTCCATGTGTGACATGAGGTTCTTCCAACGTTACCATCTGGCAAGACACAGCCTCACTCATACTG GGGTGAAGCCATACGCTTGCTCCATGTGTGACATGAGGTTTTTCCAACGCTACCACTTGGCAAGACACAGCCTCACTCACACGGGTAGGG GGGTGAAGCCATATGCTTGCTCCATGTGTGACATGAGGTTTTTCCAGAGATACCACCTGGCAAGACACACTCTCACCCATACGG GGGTGAAGCCGTACGCTTGCTCCATGTGTGACATGAGGTTCTTCCAGCGTTACCATTTGGCAAGACACAGCCTCACTCATACTG GAGTGAAGCCGTACGCTTGTACCATGTGTGACATGCGGTTTATACAACGTTACCAACTGGAGAGACACAGTCTTACTCATACGG gggtgAAGCCGTACGCTTGCACCATGTGTGACAAGAGGTTTTTTCAGCGCTACCACCTGGCGAGACACAGCCTCACTCATATGG GTGTGAAACCTTATGCTTGCACCATGTGTGACATGAAGTTTTTTCAGCGTTACCACCTGGCAAGACACAGCCTCACTCATACGG GTGTGAAACCTTATGCTTGCACCATGTGTGACAAGAGGTTTTTTCAGCGCTACCACCTGGCGAGACACAGCCTCACTCATATGG GTGTGAAACCTTTTGCTTGTACCATGTGTGACATGAGGTTTGTTCAGCGTTACCACCTGGCGAGACACAGCCTCACTCATACGG GTGTGAAACCTTATGCTTGCACCATGTGTGACAAGAGGTTTTTTCAGCGCTACCACCTGGCGAGACACAGCCTCACTCATATGG GTGTGAAACCTTTTGCTTGTACCATGTGTGACATGAGGTTTGTTCAGCGTTACCACCTGGCGAGACACAGCCTCACTCATACGG GAGAGAAGCCATTTGCTTGTGACATGTGTGATATGAGGTTTATCCAGCGCTACCACCTTGAGAGACACAAGCGTGTCCATAGTGGGGAGAAGCCTTACCAGTGTGAACGGTGCCAGCAG AACTTTTCAAGGACAGACCGGCTGTTGCGACATCGGCGGTTGTGCCAGGGTCGCGGCGTAGCCAAAGTAGAGAACCAGCCATGCTGCGAACCACGCCCATACCCCCAAGAACCCCCACCCGCACCCCCAACCTGGAGTCCCCTGCACCCCCCTCCAGGACGACTGGCGGTCTGA
- the znf740a gene encoding gastrula zinc finger protein XlCGF57.1 isoform X10, translated as MSHLPSSSVRDHMKWAGLLGCEAVLSSMALMQASSMAAPPKKMMAPLGHGPPQREAPDRAPQSHMILPSGMSCPPLVRTHFGNLIRKEGEFQAPRLLDEKEMRANEDMQQKKKNRKSVTPCKVREQEGRGGKGTGGDENGPSSKVQKNFICDHCYGAFRSGYHLKRHILIHTGEKPYACAVCDMRFIQRYHLERHSLIHTGVKPYACSMCDMRFFQRYHLERHRLTHTGISRVKPYACSMCDMRFFQRYHLARHSLTHTGVKPYACSMCDMRFFQRYHLARHSLTHTGRGVKPYACSMCDMRFFQRYHLARHTLTHTGVKPYACSMCDMRFFQRYHLARHSLTHTGVKPYACTMCDMRFIQRYQLERHSLTHTGVKPYACTMCDKRFFQRYHLARHSLTHMGVKPYACTMCDMKFFQRYHLARHSLTHTGVKPYACTMCDKRFFQRYHLARHSLTHMGVKPFACTMCDMRFVQRYHLARHSLTHTGVKPYACTMCDKRFFQRYHLARHSLTHMGVKPYACSMCDMRFIQRNHLERHSLTHTGEKPFACDMCDMRFIQRYHLERHKRVHSGEKPYQCERCQQNFSRTDRLLRHRRLCQGRGVAKVENQPCCEPRPYPQEPPPAPPTWSPLHPPPGRLAV; from the exons ATGTCACATCTGCCCAGCAGCTCAGTCCGCGACCATATGAAATGG GCGGGGCTGCTTGGCTGCGAGGCTGTCCTCTCCAGCATGGCCCTGATGCAGGCCagctccatggctgctccgccCAAAAAAATGATGGCTCCACTTGGCCATGGACCACCGCAGAGAGAGGCACCTGACCGTGCTCCCCAGAGCCATATGATCCTCCCGTCTGGAATGAGCTGTCCGCCCCTGGTTAGGACCCACTTCGGAAAT CTTATCCGGAAGGAAGGTGAATTCCAAGCTCCCCGCCTGCTGGATGAGAAGGAGATGAGGGCCAACGAGgacatgcagcagaaaaaaaagaacaggaaATCAGTAACGCCCTGCAAAGTGAGAGAACAAGAAGGAAGGGGAGGGAAG GGCACAGGTGGAGATGAGAATGGTCCATCATCCAAAGTGCAGAAAAACTTTATTTGTGATCACTGTTACGGAGCTTTTAGGAGTGGATACCACCTGAAGAGACATATCCTCATTCATACAG GGGAGAAGCCGTATGCTTGTGCCGTATGTGACATGAGGTTTATTCAGCGTTACCACCTGGAGAGACACAGCCTCATTCACACGG gGGTGAAGCCGTACGCTTGTTCCATGTGTGACATGAGGTTTTTCCAGCGTTACCACCTGGAGAGACACAGACTCACTCATACGGGTATTTCAA GGGTGAAGCCGTACGCTTGCTCCATGTGTGACATGAGGTTCTTCCAACGTTACCATCTGGCAAGACACAGCCTCACTCATACTG GGGTGAAGCCATACGCTTGCTCCATGTGTGACATGAGGTTTTTCCAACGCTACCACTTGGCAAGACACAGCCTCACTCACACGGGTAGGG GGGTGAAGCCATATGCTTGCTCCATGTGTGACATGAGGTTTTTCCAGAGATACCACCTGGCAAGACACACTCTCACCCATACGG GGGTGAAGCCGTACGCTTGCTCCATGTGTGACATGAGGTTCTTCCAGCGTTACCATTTGGCAAGACACAGCCTCACTCATACTG GAGTGAAGCCGTACGCTTGTACCATGTGTGACATGCGGTTTATACAACGTTACCAACTGGAGAGACACAGTCTTACTCATACGG gggtgAAGCCGTACGCTTGCACCATGTGTGACAAGAGGTTTTTTCAGCGCTACCACCTGGCGAGACACAGCCTCACTCATATGG GTGTGAAACCTTATGCTTGCACCATGTGTGACATGAAGTTTTTTCAGCGTTACCACCTGGCAAGACACAGCCTCACTCATACGG GTGTGAAACCTTATGCTTGCACCATGTGTGACAAGAGGTTTTTTCAGCGCTACCACCTGGCGAGACACAGCCTCACTCATATGG GTGTGAAACCTTTTGCTTGTACCATGTGTGACATGAGGTTTGTTCAGCGTTACCACCTGGCGAGACACAGCCTCACTCATACGG GTGTGAAACCTTATGCTTGCACCATGTGTGACAAGAGGTTTTTTCAGCGCTACCACCTGGCGAGACACAGCCTCACTCATATGG gGGTGAAGCCGTATGCTTGTTCCATGTGTGACATGAGGTTTATTCAGCGTAACCACCTGGAGAGACACAGCCTCACTCATACGG GAGAGAAGCCATTTGCTTGTGACATGTGTGATATGAGGTTTATCCAGCGCTACCACCTTGAGAGACACAAGCGTGTCCATAGTGGGGAGAAGCCTTACCAGTGTGAACGGTGCCAGCAG AACTTTTCAAGGACAGACCGGCTGTTGCGACATCGGCGGTTGTGCCAGGGTCGCGGCGTAGCCAAAGTAGAGAACCAGCCATGCTGCGAACCACGCCCATACCCCCAAGAACCCCCACCCGCACCCCCAACCTGGAGTCCCCTGCACCCCCCTCCAGGACGACTGGCGGTCTGA
- the znf740a gene encoding gastrula zinc finger protein XlCGF58.1 isoform X1, translating to MSHLPSSSVRDHMKWAGLLGCEAVLSSMALMQASSMAAPPKKMMAPLGHGPPQREAPDRAPQSHMILPSGMSCPPLVRTHFGNLIRKEGEFQAPRLLDEKEMRANEDMQQKKKNRKSVTPCKVREQEGRGGKGTGGDENGPSSKVQKNFICDHCYGAFRSGYHLKRHILIHTGEKPYACAVCDMRFIQRYHLERHSLIHTGVKPYACSMCDMRFFQRYHLERHRLTHTGISRVKPYACSMCDMRFFQRYHLARHSLTHTGVKPYACSMCDMRFFQRYHLARHSLTHTGRGVKPYACSMCDMRFFQRYHLARHTLTHTGVKPYACSMCDMRFFQRYHLARHSLTHTGVKPYACTMCDMRFIQRYQLERHSLTHTGVKPYACTMCDKRFFQRYHLARHSLTHMGVKPYACTMCDMKFFQRYHLARHSLTHTGVKPYACTMCDKRFFQRYHLARHSLTHMGVKPFACTMCDMRFVQRYHLARHSLTHTGVKPYACTMCDKRFFQRYHLARHSLTHMGVKPFACTMCDMRFVQRYHLARHSLTHTGVKPYACSMCDMRFIQRNHLERHSLTHTGEKPFACDMCDMRFIQRYHLERHKRVHSGEKPYQCERCQQNFSRTDRLLRHRRLCQGRGVAKVENQPCCEPRPYPQEPPPAPPTWSPLHPPPGRLAV from the exons ATGTCACATCTGCCCAGCAGCTCAGTCCGCGACCATATGAAATGG GCGGGGCTGCTTGGCTGCGAGGCTGTCCTCTCCAGCATGGCCCTGATGCAGGCCagctccatggctgctccgccCAAAAAAATGATGGCTCCACTTGGCCATGGACCACCGCAGAGAGAGGCACCTGACCGTGCTCCCCAGAGCCATATGATCCTCCCGTCTGGAATGAGCTGTCCGCCCCTGGTTAGGACCCACTTCGGAAAT CTTATCCGGAAGGAAGGTGAATTCCAAGCTCCCCGCCTGCTGGATGAGAAGGAGATGAGGGCCAACGAGgacatgcagcagaaaaaaaagaacaggaaATCAGTAACGCCCTGCAAAGTGAGAGAACAAGAAGGAAGGGGAGGGAAG GGCACAGGTGGAGATGAGAATGGTCCATCATCCAAAGTGCAGAAAAACTTTATTTGTGATCACTGTTACGGAGCTTTTAGGAGTGGATACCACCTGAAGAGACATATCCTCATTCATACAG GGGAGAAGCCGTATGCTTGTGCCGTATGTGACATGAGGTTTATTCAGCGTTACCACCTGGAGAGACACAGCCTCATTCACACGG gGGTGAAGCCGTACGCTTGTTCCATGTGTGACATGAGGTTTTTCCAGCGTTACCACCTGGAGAGACACAGACTCACTCATACGGGTATTTCAA GGGTGAAGCCGTACGCTTGCTCCATGTGTGACATGAGGTTCTTCCAACGTTACCATCTGGCAAGACACAGCCTCACTCATACTG GGGTGAAGCCATACGCTTGCTCCATGTGTGACATGAGGTTTTTCCAACGCTACCACTTGGCAAGACACAGCCTCACTCACACGGGTAGGG GGGTGAAGCCATATGCTTGCTCCATGTGTGACATGAGGTTTTTCCAGAGATACCACCTGGCAAGACACACTCTCACCCATACGG GGGTGAAGCCGTACGCTTGCTCCATGTGTGACATGAGGTTCTTCCAGCGTTACCATTTGGCAAGACACAGCCTCACTCATACTG GAGTGAAGCCGTACGCTTGTACCATGTGTGACATGCGGTTTATACAACGTTACCAACTGGAGAGACACAGTCTTACTCATACGG gggtgAAGCCGTACGCTTGCACCATGTGTGACAAGAGGTTTTTTCAGCGCTACCACCTGGCGAGACACAGCCTCACTCATATGG GTGTGAAACCTTATGCTTGCACCATGTGTGACATGAAGTTTTTTCAGCGTTACCACCTGGCAAGACACAGCCTCACTCATACGG GTGTGAAACCTTATGCTTGCACCATGTGTGACAAGAGGTTTTTTCAGCGCTACCACCTGGCGAGACACAGCCTCACTCATATGG GTGTGAAACCTTTTGCTTGTACCATGTGTGACATGAGGTTTGTTCAGCGTTACCACCTGGCGAGACACAGCCTCACTCATACGG GTGTGAAACCTTATGCTTGCACCATGTGTGACAAGAGGTTTTTTCAGCGCTACCACCTGGCGAGACACAGCCTCACTCATATGG GTGTGAAACCTTTTGCTTGTACCATGTGTGACATGAGGTTTGTTCAGCGTTACCACCTGGCGAGACACAGCCTCACTCATACGG gGGTGAAGCCGTATGCTTGTTCCATGTGTGACATGAGGTTTATTCAGCGTAACCACCTGGAGAGACACAGCCTCACTCATACGG GAGAGAAGCCATTTGCTTGTGACATGTGTGATATGAGGTTTATCCAGCGCTACCACCTTGAGAGACACAAGCGTGTCCATAGTGGGGAGAAGCCTTACCAGTGTGAACGGTGCCAGCAG AACTTTTCAAGGACAGACCGGCTGTTGCGACATCGGCGGTTGTGCCAGGGTCGCGGCGTAGCCAAAGTAGAGAACCAGCCATGCTGCGAACCACGCCCATACCCCCAAGAACCCCCACCCGCACCCCCAACCTGGAGTCCCCTGCACCCCCCTCCAGGACGACTGGCGGTCTGA
- the znf740a gene encoding gastrula zinc finger protein XlCGF57.1 isoform X30, whose translation MSHLPSSSVRDHMKWAGLLGCEAVLSSMALMQASSMAAPPKKMMAPLGHGPPQREAPDRAPQSHMILPSGMSCPPLVRTHFGNLIRKEGEFQAPRLLDEKEMRANEDMQQKKKNRKSVTPCKVREQEGRGGKGTGGDENGPSSKVQKNFICDHCYGAFRSGYHLKRHILIHTGVKPYACSMCDMRFFQRYHLERHRLTHTGVKPYACSMCDMRFFQRYHLARHSLTHTGRGVKPYACSMCDMRFFQRYHLARHTLTHTGVKPYACSMCDMRFFQRYHLARHSLTHTGVKPYACTMCDMRFIQRYQLERHSLTHTGVKPYACTMCDKRFFQRYHLARHSLTHMGVKPYACTMCDMKFFQRYHLARHSLTHTGVKPYACTMCDKRFFQRYHLARHSLTHMGVKPFACTMCDMRFVQRYHLARHSLTHTGVKPYACTMCDKRFFQRYHLARHSLTHMGVKPFACTMCDMRFVQRYHLARHSLTHTGVKPYACSMCDMRFIQRNHLERHSLTHTGEKPFACDMCDMRFIQRYHLERHKRVHSGEKPYQCERCQQNFSRTDRLLRHRRLCQGRGVAKVENQPCCEPRPYPQEPPPAPPTWSPLHPPPGRLAV comes from the exons ATGTCACATCTGCCCAGCAGCTCAGTCCGCGACCATATGAAATGG GCGGGGCTGCTTGGCTGCGAGGCTGTCCTCTCCAGCATGGCCCTGATGCAGGCCagctccatggctgctccgccCAAAAAAATGATGGCTCCACTTGGCCATGGACCACCGCAGAGAGAGGCACCTGACCGTGCTCCCCAGAGCCATATGATCCTCCCGTCTGGAATGAGCTGTCCGCCCCTGGTTAGGACCCACTTCGGAAAT CTTATCCGGAAGGAAGGTGAATTCCAAGCTCCCCGCCTGCTGGATGAGAAGGAGATGAGGGCCAACGAGgacatgcagcagaaaaaaaagaacaggaaATCAGTAACGCCCTGCAAAGTGAGAGAACAAGAAGGAAGGGGAGGGAAG GGCACAGGTGGAGATGAGAATGGTCCATCATCCAAAGTGCAGAAAAACTTTATTTGTGATCACTGTTACGGAGCTTTTAGGAGTGGATACCACCTGAAGAGACATATCCTCATTCATACAG gGGTGAAGCCGTACGCTTGTTCCATGTGTGACATGAGGTTTTTCCAGCGTTACCACCTGGAGAGACACAGACTCACTCATACGG GGGTGAAGCCATACGCTTGCTCCATGTGTGACATGAGGTTTTTCCAACGCTACCACTTGGCAAGACACAGCCTCACTCACACGGGTAGGG GGGTGAAGCCATATGCTTGCTCCATGTGTGACATGAGGTTTTTCCAGAGATACCACCTGGCAAGACACACTCTCACCCATACGG GGGTGAAGCCGTACGCTTGCTCCATGTGTGACATGAGGTTCTTCCAGCGTTACCATTTGGCAAGACACAGCCTCACTCATACTG GAGTGAAGCCGTACGCTTGTACCATGTGTGACATGCGGTTTATACAACGTTACCAACTGGAGAGACACAGTCTTACTCATACGG gggtgAAGCCGTACGCTTGCACCATGTGTGACAAGAGGTTTTTTCAGCGCTACCACCTGGCGAGACACAGCCTCACTCATATGG GTGTGAAACCTTATGCTTGCACCATGTGTGACATGAAGTTTTTTCAGCGTTACCACCTGGCAAGACACAGCCTCACTCATACGG GTGTGAAACCTTATGCTTGCACCATGTGTGACAAGAGGTTTTTTCAGCGCTACCACCTGGCGAGACACAGCCTCACTCATATGG GTGTGAAACCTTTTGCTTGTACCATGTGTGACATGAGGTTTGTTCAGCGTTACCACCTGGCGAGACACAGCCTCACTCATACGG GTGTGAAACCTTATGCTTGCACCATGTGTGACAAGAGGTTTTTTCAGCGCTACCACCTGGCGAGACACAGCCTCACTCATATGG GTGTGAAACCTTTTGCTTGTACCATGTGTGACATGAGGTTTGTTCAGCGTTACCACCTGGCGAGACACAGCCTCACTCATACGG gGGTGAAGCCGTATGCTTGTTCCATGTGTGACATGAGGTTTATTCAGCGTAACCACCTGGAGAGACACAGCCTCACTCATACGG GAGAGAAGCCATTTGCTTGTGACATGTGTGATATGAGGTTTATCCAGCGCTACCACCTTGAGAGACACAAGCGTGTCCATAGTGGGGAGAAGCCTTACCAGTGTGAACGGTGCCAGCAG AACTTTTCAAGGACAGACCGGCTGTTGCGACATCGGCGGTTGTGCCAGGGTCGCGGCGTAGCCAAAGTAGAGAACCAGCCATGCTGCGAACCACGCCCATACCCCCAAGAACCCCCACCCGCACCCCCAACCTGGAGTCCCCTGCACCCCCCTCCAGGACGACTGGCGGTCTGA
- the znf740a gene encoding gastrula zinc finger protein XlCGF57.1 isoform X47, translating into MSHLPSSSVRDHMKWAGLLGCEAVLSSMALMQASSMAAPPKKMMAPLGHGPPQREAPDRAPQSHMILPSGMSCPPLLIRKEGEFQAPRLLDEKEMRANEDMQQKKKNRKSVTPCKVREQEGRGGKGTGGDENGPSSKVQKNFICDHCYGAFRSGYHLKRHILIHTGEKPYACAVCDMRFIQRYHLERHSLIHTGVKPYACSMCDMRFFQRYHLARHSLTHTGVKPYACSMCDMRFFQRYHLARHSLTHTGRGVKPYACSMCDMRFFQRYHLARHTLTHTGVKPYACSMCDMRFFQRYHLARHSLTHTGVKPYACTMCDMRFIQRYQLERHSLTHTGVKPYACTMCDKRFFQRYHLARHSLTHMGVKPYACTMCDMKFFQRYHLARHSLTHTGVKPYACTMCDKRFFQRYHLARHSLTHMGVKPFACTMCDMRFVQRYHLARHSLTHTGVKPYACTMCDKRFFQRYHLARHSLTHMGVKPFACTMCDMRFVQRYHLARHSLTHTGVKPYACSMCDMRFIQRNHLERHSLTHTGEKPFACDMCDMRFIQRYHLERHKRVHSGEKPYQCERCQQNFSRTDRLLRHRRLCQGRGVAKVENQPCCEPRPYPQEPPPAPPTWSPLHPPPGRLAV; encoded by the exons ATGTCACATCTGCCCAGCAGCTCAGTCCGCGACCATATGAAATGG GCGGGGCTGCTTGGCTGCGAGGCTGTCCTCTCCAGCATGGCCCTGATGCAGGCCagctccatggctgctccgccCAAAAAAATGATGGCTCCACTTGGCCATGGACCACCGCAGAGAGAGGCACCTGACCGTGCTCCCCAGAGCCATATGATCCTCCCGTCTGGAATGAGCTGTCCGCCCCTG CTTATCCGGAAGGAAGGTGAATTCCAAGCTCCCCGCCTGCTGGATGAGAAGGAGATGAGGGCCAACGAGgacatgcagcagaaaaaaaagaacaggaaATCAGTAACGCCCTGCAAAGTGAGAGAACAAGAAGGAAGGGGAGGGAAG GGCACAGGTGGAGATGAGAATGGTCCATCATCCAAAGTGCAGAAAAACTTTATTTGTGATCACTGTTACGGAGCTTTTAGGAGTGGATACCACCTGAAGAGACATATCCTCATTCATACAG GGGAGAAGCCGTATGCTTGTGCCGTATGTGACATGAGGTTTATTCAGCGTTACCACCTGGAGAGACACAGCCTCATTCACACGG GGGTGAAGCCGTACGCTTGCTCCATGTGTGACATGAGGTTCTTCCAACGTTACCATCTGGCAAGACACAGCCTCACTCATACTG GGGTGAAGCCATACGCTTGCTCCATGTGTGACATGAGGTTTTTCCAACGCTACCACTTGGCAAGACACAGCCTCACTCACACGGGTAGGG GGGTGAAGCCATATGCTTGCTCCATGTGTGACATGAGGTTTTTCCAGAGATACCACCTGGCAAGACACACTCTCACCCATACGG GGGTGAAGCCGTACGCTTGCTCCATGTGTGACATGAGGTTCTTCCAGCGTTACCATTTGGCAAGACACAGCCTCACTCATACTG GAGTGAAGCCGTACGCTTGTACCATGTGTGACATGCGGTTTATACAACGTTACCAACTGGAGAGACACAGTCTTACTCATACGG gggtgAAGCCGTACGCTTGCACCATGTGTGACAAGAGGTTTTTTCAGCGCTACCACCTGGCGAGACACAGCCTCACTCATATGG GTGTGAAACCTTATGCTTGCACCATGTGTGACATGAAGTTTTTTCAGCGTTACCACCTGGCAAGACACAGCCTCACTCATACGG GTGTGAAACCTTATGCTTGCACCATGTGTGACAAGAGGTTTTTTCAGCGCTACCACCTGGCGAGACACAGCCTCACTCATATGG GTGTGAAACCTTTTGCTTGTACCATGTGTGACATGAGGTTTGTTCAGCGTTACCACCTGGCGAGACACAGCCTCACTCATACGG GTGTGAAACCTTATGCTTGCACCATGTGTGACAAGAGGTTTTTTCAGCGCTACCACCTGGCGAGACACAGCCTCACTCATATGG GTGTGAAACCTTTTGCTTGTACCATGTGTGACATGAGGTTTGTTCAGCGTTACCACCTGGCGAGACACAGCCTCACTCATACGG gGGTGAAGCCGTATGCTTGTTCCATGTGTGACATGAGGTTTATTCAGCGTAACCACCTGGAGAGACACAGCCTCACTCATACGG GAGAGAAGCCATTTGCTTGTGACATGTGTGATATGAGGTTTATCCAGCGCTACCACCTTGAGAGACACAAGCGTGTCCATAGTGGGGAGAAGCCTTACCAGTGTGAACGGTGCCAGCAG AACTTTTCAAGGACAGACCGGCTGTTGCGACATCGGCGGTTGTGCCAGGGTCGCGGCGTAGCCAAAGTAGAGAACCAGCCATGCTGCGAACCACGCCCATACCCCCAAGAACCCCCACCCGCACCCCCAACCTGGAGTCCCCTGCACCCCCCTCCAGGACGACTGGCGGTCTGA